A window of Plantibacter sp. PA-3-X8 genomic DNA:
CGCCTCGTCGACGCCGTCCTCGGCCACCGAGAACTCCTCGCCGTTCATCTGGTGCGGCCACACGGTGAACTCGGCCGCGAAGCTGTCGATGGCGACCAAGGGACCGGAACCGGGAGTGAGCGAGCTGCCGATGCCCCAGACGCCGACCTCGGGCTCGTCTTCGAAGCCCGGTGTCGTGAAGCTCATCGCGACGATGTAGACGTCGCCGCGCTCGATGGACTTCACGGCGCCGGCGGCGATCGGGGTGATCGCGGGACCATCGTTGGCGCCGTCCGCGATCGCGCTCAGCAGCTCAGGTGGAACGGCCTCGCACGGGCGGCCGTCGCCGACGTTACCGCCGGAGCAGCCAGAGAGCAGGAGGACCGCTGCAGCGAGCACAGCGACGGGCGTGACGAACTTGGGCATGAGCCCCATTATGCCGAGCGGCGTCGATACGCTGAGGTCGTGAAACTCCGCTCCCTCTCGGCCGCTGCCGTCCTCCTCTTGTCCGCCCCGCTCCTCGCCGGGTGCATCACGATCAACGTGCCTGCAGCCGAGACCACTTCATCTTCCTCGGGCGAGACGGCCTCTCCTGACGGAGCTAGTGGTGACGCTGGGATCGACGATTCGGCAGCGCAGGCAGCCTTGGGCATCGCTGCTGGAGCGCTGTTCTCCTACGTCGAGACATACGCTCCGGCTGATTGCGACTTCGTCGGGATCACGGGGCTGCAGCTGGAACAGGCGACACCGTTGCCGAGCTACCGGGGTACCTACGAGATGATCACGACCAACATGGGACTCGTCTCCCAATTGTGTGCCAACGACCCGGCGGACAGTACCGCGCTCGATCTCGCATTCACTACCCGCGCTCTGGCGAGCGAGCTGCTGCTCGATCTGAAGAACCCGCTCGGCGGCGGCAAGGATCCGATCCCGGGAAGCCAGGCCGGCTGACCGTGGCCGCCGAAGACCCCTGGTACCAGCAGCTTCGCGTGCAGTGGAAGCCGCACCACGTGAAGCTCCTTCTGGTCGCCGAGTCGGCGCCCGACTCGGGTGCTGCCGCGGCGACGGAGCGCCGCTTCTTCTACGCACCGACCGTCTCCCGTGCCGACAACCTGTTCCGCGGCGTCGTCCTCGCGCTCTACGGTGCGAAGGTCACTACCGGTGACGACCGCACGCCGTGGCTCACGCGACTGCGCGATGACGGGGTCTGGCTGATCGACCTCGCGCCCTACCCGGTGAACAAGCTCTCCTCCGGCGATCGCCGACGGGCTCTCCTCGAGCACGCGCCGGCGCGCACCCGCGAGATCCTCGACCTCGCCCCTGACGGAATCGTGATCTGTCACGCACCCACGTTCCGGGCGCTAGCGCTGGCCCTCGTCGCCGCGGGAGCCCCACTGCTGCACGACGAGGCGATCCCGTTCCCGCTGGGGAACTTCCGGGCGCGCTTCGCCGCGGAGGTGCGTGAGGCGGTTGCGTCGCTGGGGCTCGGCGTACCGAGCATCGTCGCACCCTGAAGCGAGCCCTCATCGGCGGCCAAGGAGCCGATGAGGTGTTCTCACTCCGGACCTGGTGCCGTCGGCTCAGCTGCGACGTCCGGGTTCGGCACGTCATGCTCGATCGAGTCCTCGTCTCGAGCCGCCACCGATGCCTGTGCCGCTCGCGCATCACGAGCCCTGCGCAGGTCAAACGAGACCAGCCCGAACGTCCAGTCCGTGAGGTGGCCTTCCATCCGATCGAGGGCAGCGTATGCGTCGTACGCGTTGAAGCGGGCGAACAAGTTCTGGTCCTCGAACCGCTGGGCCTCAGCGCCGAGCGCATCCGCGAACGCATCGACGTCGGGCCTCACAGCGAACTGCCCCATGGCTGCTTCAAGCGGGTATCGCAGCATTCCTCGTGTGAGCGCGCGTCCAGAGTCGGGTTGGTGCCGGGGCTCGTCGGCCCGCTCCGGGAGTCGTCCGTAGATGGCTCGCCAGATCACAGCGAACGGCGTGAATGCGGGCGACCCCGGAATGGCTGTGTACATCCCCTCCCGGATGCGCCATCGCAGGCGACGACTTGACCGCTGCGGCCTGCGCATCCGACCGGCAACCTGCACGCATCCGCGGACGTCGACCCAACCCTTTGGGGCATCCTCGAGAATGGACGGCATGATGCTCCAGTAGTCCATGAGGAAGGTCACGCGACCGTAGGGTTCGAGACGCACCACGTCCTCGACCACGGCCCGTTTCGCTCCGAAAGATTCGGTGGCGAACATCCGAGGAGTGACAGTGTGCCGTTTCTTCCCGTGACCGCTGAAGCTGAGGCTCGGGGTGTGTACCGTCACCGCGACTTTGCCGCGATTCTCCACGACGACCTGAGCAAGTTCGAGTGCCCGCCCCTTCAGAACGGCTTCTACCGCCTCGTCGTTCCGGATCTCGAACTTGCCATTGTCCACAGTGGCGAGCATGTAGTCGGGCTCGAGGACCGCGGCGTTGAGGTAGACGCTGACCCGTCCTCCATCGAGAAAGTGCTTCACGATCTGCCAGCCGAGCGATGCGATCGCCATCAAGAACCCGAGCACAGAGATCACGAGAGCCCAGATGGCAACCGGCGCGCCAAGCAGCTCAGGTGTCACAGGTGGGATGCTCATGGTCCGATCGTGCCATCGAACCGACGTTCGGGGGCGAGCTCCGGCCCCGACACGCTGGGCTCCGTACTGACCCGCAGGCGCCGTCCTCTCCGAACTCAGGCGATCACTATGCTGAGCGACATGCACAGCACCATCATCAAGCGCGTCGCCGCGCTCACACTCCTCACCGCCGTCGCCTTCGGCTCGACCGCCTGCTCCTCCGGAGCCAGCACCAACGAACCCGGGAGCTCTGCGGCGCAGGCAACCTCCGAGGCTCCGAAGCCGGTCGACCTGACCGGCGAGTGGAAGCAGACGAACTCCAAGAGCGCCGACAGCTTCCAGACCGCGACCATCACCGGTGACACCATCGAGGTCTACTGGGTCGCGACCGACACGAAGTCGCTCTACTGGGCCGGAACCGTTGGTGCGCCGGCGGATGCGTCGCAGTCGTTCACGTGGGACTCGGCCAACGACACCTCGAAGACCGAGAGCGCCATCATGGCCTCCGGTGACGCAGCGAAGACGTTCACCTACGAGAACGGCGAGCTGTCCTACGAGGTCACTGCGCTCGGCACGACCATGACCGTCCGCCTCGAGCGGGAGTAGCCGGCTACTCGATCGCTACGCCACTGCGCCCCATCAGACGTCACCGTCTGATGGGGTGCTTCTTCTTTCGGACGCGCGATCAGCCGCGCGGGACCTGCAGCTCGACGAGGCGCGGATCATCGAGCTCGTAGGTCAGGTGCCCCTGCGCCGCGGCGTCGATGCAGACGACGGCGTCCGTGTGTCGGATGCAAGCGAGGTCGAGGAAGTCAATCGCCTCCGCCCTCGAGTAGGACGTGAACGAGCCGGCCGTCGGGTGTTCCTGGATACCGAGGATCCACTGCTCCGACGTGCCGCATTGGTCGAGGGTCGCCAGGAGCGCGACTTCGCTCTCGGACGGTTCGTTCTCTGCGGCGACCATGGCGTTGCTGCACTCGTCCGAGAGAAGAGGCTCGGCTGCGTTTCCCGCGGAGGATGGCGCACGATTGTGGGCGGCGATCGACTGCACGGTGATGATGTGGGCAATGAGGCCTAGAGCCGCAAGGCCTGCACCGATCTTCACACGCCGCCTCTGGAGAGCGGCGATTGCCTGGGGCGAGGCGGCAGCTGCTGCATCTTCAGCTTCCAGCTCCCGCTCAATCGCGACTTGCATGCGCCGCTCGGACGCCGAAGGTAAGTCGGCGTTACGGCGACCGGTCTCGAGTCGAGGCGTGTACTTACGAGGCCCCCAAGCGGCACCGTCCCACCAACGCTCGGAGCCAACCTCGTCTGGATCGGGGTACCAGCCAGCAGGCGGCGGCGGAGGAGGAGCGTCAGACATAGCCGGAAGCCTAGCGAACGGGCGCGAAGCAGGATCTCCTACGCAGCGCTTCGACCAGTCCGGCGAGGCAGCTTCGCCTTGACCCAGTACCCGGCAAGGAGCAGGAGAGCCGTGGCGATACCCGGCGCAGCCGCTGCAAGGACCAGGAACGTCACGACGATGCCGCCACTGAAGGACGGCTCCGTCAGCTCGGCAGACGCACGGTCGGTCTGCGTCAGCAACGGGACCCCGAACAGCACCCCGCAGAGACCCAATGCGCCCAACGCGTAGGCGACGACAAGAGTGAGGAGGACGCCGATGCTGACTCGCTTGCTCCCTACGAGGAACTGCATCGCTGCCCAGATCGCGAGAACGATGCCGATCGGGATCAGGATGAGGAGCCAGGAGTCAGTCATTGGTCCTCAGGGTACCGGGCGAGCTAGATTTGGCGACGGTGGGTGAGGGGATTTGAACGCTCCCCAAGATCCGGGCCGTATGCCGCTCAGTACAAGCGGTAGATAAGGTGGTCGTTAGTCAGGAACTCATTGGAGACGACTCATGGCAATACGACGCACCGTCACAATGGTTGACGACCTCAACGGTGAACCCCTTGATGACGGTGGAGAGTCGCTGTCGTTCCTCGTTGATGGTCGGGCTTACGAGATCGATCTCACGTCAGCGAACGCTGCGGCGTTCCGCGAGGCCCTCGCTCCGTATGTGGAGGCTGCGCGGCAGCTTCAGGGACCGCCGCGCACACGGAAGGCTCGCGCGAAGAGGTCGTGACGGAGCGGGTAATCCTTGTCTGTCTAGTCGACCAGTCGTCTGTACGCGGAGATCCTGTGGCCATCTGTAACGCGGTAGCTGAACGAAGGCGCCGACCTGAGTGGCGCAAGCGGGCGGACGATCGCGCCGACCCGCATGTATCCGTGTTCCCAGCCGCCATGTTCGTACACTTGCGATGCCAGCTGGCGGCCGAATAGCCCATTTTGAATGGGGCTGCTCTGTAGCGGATGACGTCTCGTCTCATGAGATGTGGACGCTCGTTGACGCCAGGCCAGATAGTCCGCGTATAGGCCGAGGACTGTGAAGCTCTCCGAAGCAAACTTCGGCTGCGCGTCAGCCCAGAACTCTTCGAATTCGTGGCTGCGATTGTAGGGAAGAGAATGGACGGGAACCGGGCGTGGAGCTCGCGTCTTGGAGGCCGCGTGGTGTGCTGGCCCCCGGCCTGAGCTCGTCCAAGGAAAGAAGGTCACTTGCATGTCGTCGACGACGTGCACGACGAGCTTGACAGATCGTGTTTCCGACTCGAGGGCGAGAAGTGAGTCAGTGAGCTTCGGGCCGAAGGAGGGTGCGATGACCATGAGCATTTGTCGCGCATTCATGTCGGCTGGAAGATCGCGACCGAAGCGCCTTCGGAAGGAGGCCTCGAGGTCTATGCGCGCGCGGTCTGCGGCCATCCTGATCAGGTCAGCTCTGCTCAGCGTCACGCACTGCCCCCAGTACCGCAGGATCTGCCCGACCACTTCGTTTGATGGGCTCGTCTTGCCCCACTTCAGTTCGATGAGGTAGATAGTTCCTTCGCGGTTGATCGCGAGCATGTCGATGCGCGAGAGATCTCGGAAGGGTATTTCGCACCCTATGAGGAGTAGCTCTTCGCCGAGTGGGGCGCCGACACGGGTGAGCAACTCGGCAACCGTGAGCTGCAGCTGAGCTTCTGTGGTGATCCTTTTGTTGGCGAACATGGGGCGGGTCACGTTCCTGTGGTTTGAGTGCTAGCTGCCAATAGCTTGACGACCCGTTCTGGGTCGCCGTGATTCAGTAGCCAGATCGCCGGGGAGACACGTCTGGTTTCGACGCGTGGACCCTGCTTGATGGTCATGAATCGCTCTAGTCGCTCGGGTGACCAGGATTGCGGAATGGCTTCGATGGTCTCACGAAGTCCCGGTAGGACGTGGAATCGGTCTCCGAACTGCCACATCGGGTACCTTCTCTTGCCTCCGACGGTGAAGGTGTACAAGTTACCTGTCGAGACGCGGCGCCGGATCTGGCGTAGGCCAACGCCCAGGTACCAGGCCGCTTCATCGTCGCTCAGGGAGTTGATGACGGCCAGCAGGTGGTCCTTTCGTTGCTTCGACAAGAACGTCCGTCGACGTCTTCGACGTGGGCCCCCTACGCTTTCCGGATCTGGCGCGCTGTCGATCGACTTCGGCGGCGCATCGTCGGCGAACTCATCCTCGGGGGCGTTCTCGAGAAATGTCGTCAGCGTATTGAGAATGGCGACCACGAGTTTCGCGTCGCGGCCACTGGACCCAACCTGCTCGAGGAGACGGTCGATTGCGGACGCGACTGAGGGGGATGACGCCCTCACGTTCGGAGTCTCGCGCCGGCGCGTGGCAGCCGCAGCGGAGTTTTCCCGTATCTGGGTCGGGCGGTCACTAGCTTCCATCATGAGGTGAAGAATCGCACTCGATCACGGCCCAGTCAAGCGCTCGTTCGGGAACGCCGTATCCACACAAAATACCTGATGAACCGCAATTTACTCCGGAACATTCATTCGTGCTGGTTCACGAGCAAGAATGACATCCGGGCTTGGGTGACGGTGGGCAGATTGTGGGCTGATATGGTCCAAAAGTAGACCGTGGGGTGGTCAGGAATGTCTGTGACCGCGGTTGGGCCAGTTGGTGGTCAGGTCGCGGGCCGGACGCACCCAGGATTCGCCCCCTGCGTTCGCCGAATCCGATGCCCGAACTTTGCGTGGCCAGATATCGGTCAGGTCTTGGGCCGAATGGGCCAGAGTGTGACCAGATGTGGGCACCAGCTGTGAGCTGTTATCGGGCCAGGCCGTCTTCGGACCAGTTGCCCGAGATGTCGGAGATGCTGCCGCAGCCCGATGGGCCGACGGATGTTCGCAAAGATGCGAGCGTTAGTCGCCGAATGAGCGGCCGCGATGCTTGTTCTCACCCTGCGGGTCTTCGAAGAGCTCAGGGAACCGCATTTTGCGCTTGCGCATGATCGACTCTGACGATTCCTTCGCACTTGCTGGCGCCGTCGGTTCCGTGGTCGTCAGCAAGTCCTGGGGGTCTTCGTTGACTGTCTCTGTGTGGGTGGTGGCTGGCCCTAGGAGCGGAGTGATGACGGGCGGCAACGACTCGGTCGCGAGCTCGCGTGTCGGCTCAGTGGATATGTGGGTGAACGTCTGCTGGAGTGCGAGGGATTCAGGGGCAGGCTCCTCGATCTTCGGCGGCTTATGCGTCCCGTGTAGTCGTGCTTCCTCGGCCTTCGCTGCGATGAACTCGGCGACTCGGCGATCGGTATCGGGGTCGAGCCGCGCACGGACCTCATCCATGGTCGCTCGGACACGATCGTCCATTGCGGCTCTGCGTGCCTTCGCGTCAGTAAGTGTCGCCGGCCGGGCTGGTTGGGCGTGAGGGTTGCTGACAGATGTGGCGTGCAGTCGTGCAAGGTGTGCGTCGTGGTTCTGCTGCAGACCTTGTTCGATGGCACCCATCTCGAACGGTGTGCCGAGCGTTGTGCACCGTCGGCGGTCGCTGGGGGAGGGGTCGGCGAGCGTGCCATCAGGGTTCTCCCGCATCATGCCGTAAGAGATTCCTCGGCCGTTCTTGCCGCGTTGTGTGATCTGCACCGCGCGGGCGCGGCCGGCCTCGACGAAACCGGCCCAGTCGGTCGCTGCCGGGTCTTTGAGTGCTCTTTCGATGCTGGATCTCAGCACGGCGACGCTGAATGGCTCCTTCGTACGCGGTTCTCCGAATTCGTCTGAGATGTCGCAGTCCACTTCCCAGAGCAGGTGACGTTCGGCTTCGTAGAGCTCGGCTTCTTCGGTGGATGCGGATCGGCGGAGCCCGCTCCGTTCGCCGCGTTCTCGGCGTTCGGTGGCGTCTGAGAATGCCTGTTTGAGGTCGGCTCGTTGCTCGAAGCCGTTGGCGTCGAGGACGCGCTCGTGGACTTCGACGAGGCGTGAGTGCATGACGACGCTGCTGTTGAGGCTCTTCCCTGTCGATTTCTCGATGCTGTTCACGACGATGTGGTTGTGGACGCAGCCGGTCTTGCCGTCGCGTTGGGTTACAACGAGTGCTTGGCGTCCAGGGAAGGTTTCCTCGGCGAGGGCTCGGCCGAGTTTCTGGGCGGTCATCCACGCGTCTGGTTCGTTGGGGTCGAGCTCGTTCTTCGCGAAGCTCTCGATGACGTGATATGCGTGGACGAACGCGCCTGGCCGGTCTTTGCCCCATTTCTTGCGGACGTCGCGCATCTGTTGCTTGGCGAGCGAGACGAGAAGCCCGCCGACGCCTGATGCCATGACGTAGCGCTCGCCTTGCTGCCCTGGCTTGTCGTTTAGCGCGTAATTGATGAGTGCGTCCGCTGAGCGTGTGGCGCTTGCCACGACGACGGGCATTAGCTTGCATCCGAGCGTGGCGGGAAGCCTCGGCTTACGAGGATCGCGATGCGTCGTTCGATGTCGTCAGGGACAGCGCGCATGTCCGCGACGCCCTCGAGGGCTTCCGCGATCTGCGTGGCATTGACCGGATCGCCCATGTTGAGTCGCTTCGCGATTTGGTTCAGATTGCCGCCGATGTGAGCGACGTGATTGCGGATCGGTGAGAGCTCGTAGCCGAGCCGATCCGAGACCCAATCCAGGGTCCAGCGCGACGTGTCTGGGCCGGCGCGCTCGATCGCTAGGGCTCGTGCTTCGACTTCGGCGGTTGCTTCCTTGTCGGTGATCAGTAACCGAAGCGCTTCGCTGAAGGAGACCTCTTCGAGGTCGCGCCCGGAGGATGTAGCCAAAGCTCGCCGCACGTCGTCGACTGCTCGTTCCTCGCTGTCCGTGAACCGGAGTGTGCGGCGCTTCGTGAAGTTGACGGCCTTCTTCCTTGAACGCTTCGGCGTCGCTTCGCTCGCCTCATCGTTCGTCGTCATCAGTCCGTCCACTTCACTCGGTATCTCTTGTAGTCCGGCCCTGTGTTCCCTCGCTCCGCGGGGTGGATCCAGCCTACAAGAGATACGGCAAGCAGTTTATCCGTCAGACATATCGCTTCGCTCATGTCTGCGTCTAACGGCTTGGTCATGCCACCGGCCCGACACCCGGGGGAGCGCGACCGCATCCCCCCACCTGCGGTGGGTCCCCCCTCGGTAACGCAGAAACCCCGTCGACACCTGTTCGGTGTGGACGGGGTTTCTCCGTGCATCGCACCACGGATTTACCGTGTTGCTCTATCGGTCATCCGGTGAGGGGCAGCCCCATCGGATGCCCGTGAGGAATGGCCAGGCTGTCCGCCGGAGATGAGGTGCGAGTCCGCTGCTGTTCAGGCACAACGAGGCCGTCAGGCTCGGCCGCGAGACGAGCGACCGCCTCGACGAGTCGCCCTGCCCGCTTGGTCTCATCCTTATCCGACGAGACCAGCACCAAACCGCTGCGACCTTCACGGGTCTTCGGACGTTCCGGTGCGACGCCAAGCATCTCGTAGAGCTCCTCGACGGCTGCGCAGCGGGCGAACGCGGCGGACTTTACCGATTCACGAATGTTGCGTTCGTAAGCCTCCTGTTCTTTCTGAAGTCTCGCTATCTGCTCGGCTCGCACTTGTGACTTTGTTCTGCGCATGTTCATTCCTGTCTTGCTGGTCGATCGGTCAGCCTTCTTCAAGAAGGCTCGGCGTCTGGGGTAGCGTGTTGCGGCCACGGTCTAAGCGGCGTCTGCCGCAGCTGTGCCGCCTTGATCCGTTGCCCGGTACCAGGCCGGACGCAGGTCCACTACGTTTTCCTCTGCGTCCTCCGCGCGTGCTGCTTGCAGGGCGAGCTGCAGATCCTGGGTTGCGCGTATCAATGCATCGTCGTATCGCGCTTGCGGCCCAAAGCTGCAGGCGCACCCCGACCCCATGCTGCGAATCTCCGCGTGAGTGCGTCGATGGGCGATGTCCGTCACGCCATCGTCATCGAACGCACGACGCTCCCACAGAGCAAGGTCATCCGCTACGAGACGTTCGAGTATCCGGTGGCGATCCGATGGACTCGACGCGGCCTGCTCCGGCCGGCTCGCGGGCACTCCGACATGAATATCTCTACCTCCGGTCGGAGCGCCGATTGGGCGTGCAGCATCGGCAGCTGCTAAAGCGTCGGCGGCTCTATCTCGATGGAGTACGTTACGAAACTGCTTCGACCGAGCCACCTTGTACCACTTAGCAGGTAGACCGTACTCCTCGAGAAGCGGCTCCTTTGCGAGCATGTGCACCGAGGCCTTCTTAGGAGCGCCGCGGTCCAGAGCAACCCACGCGCCACCGGCGTCCTTCACAGCAGATCTGATGCTCTGATCGAAGGTCGATCGATCGGATATCCGCCCACCTGGCTTGTTCCGATCGAACCAGACCTTGAACATCTCGTAGAGCATCTCAAGCGGCAGCAGGTCCCACTGGAGTTCATGTTCGTGCTCGGACCAGAACTGACGCGCCGCGTCATTGTGGATCTTTGCATCGCGCAGCAGATCGAGCGAAGATTCGGTCTCGCTGAACATCGAGAAGTCGGCATGCAGCGCGCGACGCAAGATGTACTGCAGCACCTCAGGACGACGCAGGTAGTCATCCTTGATGTACTTCCGTTCTCGACCCTCGAACTCTGCCGTCAACGAGATGAAGTGCCAGCGACGCCACATGCTGTCCGACCTGTCGGCAAACCGCGGAAGTTCGTTCAGGCAGTGAACTTGCGTACCCTCGAAGACAAGGTTGTAGGGGTGTAGGTACTTCGGGTTCACTACGATCGGCTCCCGGGTCGAGAGCTGCTTGATAGTCTCGGCGTTCTTCACGAAATCGTTCGTGGCGTTTTCGTCGGACACCACCAGAGACTTACCTGCGAGGAGCGGGAGAGTAGTGTCTTTCGACAGCATCCCGATGCTGGCACTGAGCGTGTTCTCCTCGCCAGCCAACCCGCGGCAGATCTGAATGATCGTCCCCTTGCCGTTGTTCCCAGTGCGGTTGAACAGGGCGACGGCCTTGTTCGTCCGGATGCTCGGCTGAGCTACAGCGGCGAAGAGGTCCCAGAGCTGCCGCTCTGTTCCGGGGTCGTTGTTCGCGATCGCCAGGATCCCTTGGTCCACATCCCAGACAGTGTCATCCTCCTCGTTCTGAATCACGGGGTTCGCGGCCTCGGCTACATAATCAATCGGAACCCGGCTGAGGAAGACGCGCTCGGACGAGTAGGGGTGAAGCTCGCGGGTCGCACGGTTGTAGTCGCCGTTTGCGACTGCAGCCCACTGTTGCGCAGAGTCCGTCGTCACGTTCGGAGCTTGCACGCGGAGGTGAGCGATCACATCTTTGTAGAAGTGCCCCGTGCTGCTGTTATACCTTGCGGCAGCCGCCTTGATGGTGTCCTCGCTTCGCACATAGATTCCGGCGCCTGG
This region includes:
- a CDS encoding relaxase/mobilization nuclease domain-containing protein yields the protein MPVVVASATRSADALINYALNDKPGQQGERYVMASGVGGLLVSLAKQQMRDVRKKWGKDRPGAFVHAYHVIESFAKNELDPNEPDAWMTAQKLGRALAEETFPGRQALVVTQRDGKTGCVHNHIVVNSIEKSTGKSLNSSVVMHSRLVEVHERVLDANGFEQRADLKQAFSDATERRERGERSGLRRSASTEEAELYEAERHLLWEVDCDISDEFGEPRTKEPFSVAVLRSSIERALKDPAATDWAGFVEAGRARAVQITQRGKNGRGISYGMMRENPDGTLADPSPSDRRRCTTLGTPFEMGAIEQGLQQNHDAHLARLHATSVSNPHAQPARPATLTDAKARRAAMDDRVRATMDEVRARLDPDTDRRVAEFIAAKAEEARLHGTHKPPKIEEPAPESLALQQTFTHISTEPTRELATESLPPVITPLLGPATTHTETVNEDPQDLLTTTEPTAPASAKESSESIMRKRKMRFPELFEDPQGENKHRGRSFGD
- the mobC gene encoding plasmid mobilization relaxosome protein MobC — protein: MTTNDEASEATPKRSRKKAVNFTKRRTLRFTDSEERAVDDVRRALATSSGRDLEEVSFSEALRLLITDKEATAEVEARALAIERAGPDTSRWTLDWVSDRLGYELSPIRNHVAHIGGNLNQIAKRLNMGDPVNATQIAEALEGVADMRAVPDDIERRIAILVSRGFPPRSDAS
- a CDS encoding Lsr2 family protein, translated to MAIRRTVTMVDDLNGEPLDDGGESLSFLVDGRAYEIDLTSANAAAFREALAPYVEAARQLQGPPRTRKARAKRS
- a CDS encoding phage/plasmid primase, P4 family, which encodes MSANQILAKNRVRPAHGEADPKAFGGADNKINNLEQVAPPSARSYNAIIASTTTEYLAQLDPNCPPHPWTVEADLLSATNLGLRLENVARSQSAGAGADFNTRNHLSLLKTLTASQVAQILVSLHRVVRLVSPQATKGAPSDHDSIAMYVPGAGIYVRSEDTIKAAAARYNSSTGHFYKDVIAHLRVQAPNVTTDSAQQWAAVANGDYNRATRELHPYSSERVFLSRVPIDYVAEAANPVIQNEEDDTVWDVDQGILAIANNDPGTERQLWDLFAAVAQPSIRTNKAVALFNRTGNNGKGTIIQICRGLAGEENTLSASIGMLSKDTTLPLLAGKSLVVSDENATNDFVKNAETIKQLSTREPIVVNPKYLHPYNLVFEGTQVHCLNELPRFADRSDSMWRRWHFISLTAEFEGRERKYIKDDYLRRPEVLQYILRRALHADFSMFSETESSLDLLRDAKIHNDAARQFWSEHEHELQWDLLPLEMLYEMFKVWFDRNKPGGRISDRSTFDQSIRSAVKDAGGAWVALDRGAPKKASVHMLAKEPLLEEYGLPAKWYKVARSKQFRNVLHRDRAADALAAADAARPIGAPTGGRDIHVGVPASRPEQAASSPSDRHRILERLVADDLALWERRAFDDDGVTDIAHRRTHAEIRSMGSGCACSFGPQARYDDALIRATQDLQLALQAARAEDAEENVVDLRPAWYRATDQGGTAAADAA